In Lagenorhynchus albirostris chromosome 14, mLagAlb1.1, whole genome shotgun sequence, one DNA window encodes the following:
- the TTR gene encoding LOW QUALITY PROTEIN: transthyretin (The sequence of the model RefSeq protein was modified relative to this genomic sequence to represent the inferred CDS: inserted 1 base in 1 codon; substituted 1 base at 1 genomic stop codon), translating into MASSRLFLPCLAGLVFVSKASPVASVESKCPLMVKVLDVAQGIPAVNVGVQVFKKAADETWEPFASGKTSEFGELHGLTTDEKLVEGIYKXELDTKSYWKSLGFSPFHEXAEVVFTANESGHRHYTIMALLSPCTYSTTALISGPKE; encoded by the exons ATGGCTTCTTCCCGTCTGTTCCTCCCTTGCCTCGCTGGACTGGTATTTGTGTCTAAGGCTAGCCCTGTG GCCTCTGTTGAATCCAAGTGTCCTCTGATGGTCAAGGTCCTAGATGTGGCCCAGGGCATTCCTGCTGTGAACGTGGGCGTGCAAGTGTTCAAAAAGGCTGCTGACGAGACCTGGGAGCCGTTTGCCTCGGG GAAAACCAGTGAATTTGGGGAGCTCCATGGGCTCACAACAGATGAAAAACTTGTAGAAGGAATATACA TAGAATTAGACACCAAATCCTACTGGAAGTCACTTGGCTTTTCCCCTTTCCATGAATAGGCAGAG GTGGTGTTCACAGCCAACGAGTCTGGCCACCGCCACTATACCATCATGGCCCTGCTCAGCCCCTGCACCTACTCCACCACGGCCCTCATCAGCGGCCCCAAGGAGTGA